One Chitinophaga varians DNA window includes the following coding sequences:
- a CDS encoding SusC/RagA family TonB-linked outer membrane protein yields the protein MRSIHTLMLVVGAFLLLPCSHLHAQPRMLKGHVTAAGTNTALPGVTVQIKGAARGTTTGPDGSFRIEAPAGPGILVFSFIGYLAQEVPIGSQSTIDVTLQPDTRSLDQVVVTAMGIKKEKRAIGYAIQDVSGADLAQSKQSNVVNALQGKVAGVQISSGGGAPGQGSRILIRGINSLDPTRDNQPLFVIDGITMDNNTYTDIGNAGGADTRGMSNRASDINPDDIESISVLKGGAATALYGLRAASGAVIITTKSGKAGRTRVSFTTTAGFDKVGKTPDVQLQYSQGNNGLYDNQSFWPAWGPTVEEARKLDPSHPASLYNNYKQAYNTGSQYRNTLAISGGTEKVVYTASLSQFNQNGVIPFSNYQNYSARVGGDIRFSEKVKMGVSLNYINSGGNRANADRYGEQMIYWSPRWNMRDYLKPDGTQQTYGATDNPIYTLYTNRYGDNVNRLIGNINFTYSPFKWLDILYRAGTDFYTDNRRHTGPGPKGITGEVVNTDNGFGFVDEYMTNQRSLSSTLILNFKNQITPKLTSDLKLGHDLFDRHLKRLATEGDTLDIPDLLIMQNAKKIVSNQYLENYYLIGVFGDWTLSWDRWLYLTLSGRTDISSSLPAGHRAFFYPSVSMSYLFTEHLKIPENVLSYGKVRASWARVGKDALPYNTGSGYIPLTDGPIDNNVIGWTRANRYGDAQLKPEFTNTFEAGAELRFLHDRIGVDFAWYTSKSTDLLIPVKLSSATGYEDFYTNAGSIRNTGVEIAFNATPIKKTKFQWDVRVNFSANHNEVLSLGKGLSEVVVGNQFGYAGSTATMKYIPGYPVGAIFGTSYQRYMGGQPDNSILIDYSRPIQIAASGSLAGFPMINSSQKYLGNSQPKWIGAITNTFSYGPLSLSVLIDTRQGAKKYNQLANFMSAFGESAITADRFTSKVFNGVLPDGTPNSQVVYLQQAKGPDGRNYGGGFYRNIYRGVTENFVENASWIRLRNVSLSWQLPQKFLSRTHLISAASLTFTGNNLWLHTKYTGFDPESSSLNAGSNIDAFAGFTYPTTRSYMASLNVTF from the coding sequence ATGAGATCAATCCACACGTTGATGTTGGTGGTGGGCGCTTTCCTGTTATTACCCTGCTCTCATTTGCACGCCCAACCCCGTATGCTAAAAGGTCACGTGACAGCTGCCGGTACCAACACCGCCTTACCCGGCGTAACGGTCCAGATTAAAGGCGCCGCTCGCGGTACTACCACAGGCCCCGACGGCAGTTTCCGTATTGAAGCACCCGCTGGTCCCGGCATCCTCGTATTCAGCTTTATAGGGTACCTGGCACAGGAAGTGCCCATCGGCAGCCAGTCCACCATCGATGTAACCCTGCAACCCGATACCCGCAGTCTGGACCAGGTGGTAGTTACCGCCATGGGCATCAAAAAGGAAAAGCGGGCCATCGGTTATGCCATCCAGGACGTTTCGGGTGCTGACCTTGCACAGTCCAAACAGTCCAATGTGGTCAACGCCCTGCAGGGCAAAGTGGCCGGCGTTCAGATCTCCAGCGGCGGCGGCGCGCCCGGCCAGGGCTCGCGTATCCTCATCCGCGGCATCAACTCACTGGACCCTACCCGCGATAATCAGCCCCTTTTTGTTATCGATGGTATCACTATGGACAACAATACCTACACGGACATTGGCAACGCCGGCGGCGCCGACACCCGTGGCATGAGCAACCGCGCATCAGACATCAACCCCGATGACATTGAAAGCATCTCGGTATTGAAAGGTGGCGCTGCTACCGCCTTGTACGGCCTTCGCGCTGCCAGCGGAGCGGTGATCATCACCACCAAATCCGGCAAAGCCGGCCGTACCCGCGTGAGCTTCACTACTACCGCGGGCTTTGATAAGGTAGGCAAAACCCCTGATGTACAATTACAATACAGCCAGGGCAACAACGGCCTGTATGATAACCAGAGCTTCTGGCCCGCCTGGGGCCCCACAGTGGAAGAGGCCCGCAAACTGGATCCCAGCCATCCGGCTTCCCTGTACAATAACTACAAACAAGCCTATAACACCGGATCTCAATATCGCAACACACTGGCCATCAGCGGCGGCACTGAAAAAGTCGTATATACGGCATCGTTATCGCAGTTTAACCAGAACGGCGTTATCCCGTTCAGCAATTATCAGAACTACTCGGCCAGGGTGGGCGGAGATATCCGCTTCAGCGAAAAGGTGAAAATGGGCGTGTCCCTCAATTATATCAACTCTGGCGGTAACCGCGCCAACGCTGACCGCTACGGCGAACAGATGATCTACTGGTCGCCCCGCTGGAACATGCGGGACTATCTCAAACCCGACGGCACCCAACAGACCTATGGCGCTACAGACAACCCGATCTATACGCTGTACACCAACCGTTACGGAGATAACGTGAACCGCCTTATCGGAAATATCAACTTCACCTATTCTCCATTTAAATGGCTCGATATCCTATACCGTGCCGGCACCGATTTCTACACCGATAACCGCCGCCATACCGGCCCCGGTCCAAAAGGTATCACCGGGGAAGTGGTCAATACAGACAATGGGTTCGGTTTCGTGGACGAATACATGACCAACCAACGCTCCCTCAGCTCTACGCTCATCCTGAATTTCAAAAACCAGATCACGCCCAAACTCACGTCTGACCTGAAACTGGGACATGACCTGTTCGACCGGCATCTCAAACGCCTGGCCACAGAAGGGGACACCCTCGATATCCCCGATCTGCTGATCATGCAGAACGCCAAAAAAATCGTTTCCAATCAATACCTCGAAAACTATTATCTCATCGGGGTATTCGGCGACTGGACGTTGTCGTGGGACCGCTGGCTGTACCTTACGCTTTCCGGTCGTACAGACATCAGCTCCTCGCTGCCTGCCGGCCACAGGGCGTTCTTCTATCCGTCAGTGAGCATGTCTTATCTTTTTACCGAACACCTGAAGATACCGGAGAACGTGCTTTCCTACGGCAAAGTGCGCGCCTCATGGGCCAGGGTGGGTAAAGACGCGCTGCCTTACAATACCGGCTCCGGCTACATCCCGCTAACCGATGGCCCCATCGATAACAACGTGATCGGCTGGACCCGTGCCAACCGCTACGGCGATGCTCAATTGAAACCGGAATTCACCAATACCTTTGAGGCAGGCGCCGAACTGCGCTTCCTGCATGATCGTATAGGCGTTGACTTTGCCTGGTACACTTCCAAAAGCACTGATCTGCTGATTCCTGTGAAGTTATCCAGTGCTACCGGTTATGAAGATTTTTACACCAATGCAGGTTCCATTCGCAACACCGGCGTGGAAATAGCTTTTAATGCCACACCCATCAAAAAGACGAAGTTCCAGTGGGACGTACGCGTTAACTTTTCCGCTAACCATAATGAAGTATTAAGTTTAGGTAAAGGGCTTTCCGAAGTAGTGGTAGGCAACCAGTTTGGTTATGCAGGTTCTACTGCTACCATGAAATACATCCCCGGTTACCCGGTGGGGGCCATCTTTGGCACCAGTTACCAGCGTTATATGGGCGGACAGCCGGACAACAGCATCCTGATTGATTACAGCCGGCCTATACAGATCGCGGCCAGTGGCAGCCTGGCTGGCTTCCCGATGATCAATTCCAGCCAGAAATACCTGGGCAACTCCCAGCCCAAGTGGATTGGCGCTATCACCAACACCTTCAGCTACGGGCCACTCAGTCTTTCTGTATTGATAGACACCCGCCAGGGCGCTAAAAAATACAACCAGCTGGCCAATTTCATGTCTGCCTTCGGAGAATCGGCTATTACCGCAGACCGGTTCACCAGCAAGGTTTTCAACGGAGTGCTGCCCGACGGCACGCCCAACAGCCAGGTGGTGTACCTGCAGCAGGCCAAAGGGCCGGATGGCCGTAATTATGGCGGTGGCTTTTACCGCAACATCTATCGCGGGGTAACAGAAAACTTCGTGGAAAACGCCTCCTGGATACGGCTGCGTAATGTGAGCCTTTCATGGCAGCTGCCGCAGAAGTTCCTCTCACGCACCCACCTGATTTCAGCGGCCAGCCTCACTTTCACCGGTAATAACCTATGGCTGCATACGAAATACACCGGCTTCGATCCGGAGTCAAGCTCGCTGAACGCCGGCAGCAATATAGATGCCTTCGCCGGTTTCACGTACCCGACTACACGTAGTTATATGGCCTCTCTGAATGTTACCTTCTAA
- a CDS encoding SusD/RagB family nutrient-binding outer membrane lipoprotein codes for MKSIHTILYIALFALLATGCKKVLDINDNPNQAVVPPMNGLLASTTYFTAYNLYRTGNTTSYFVQYLASPNANGASDTYEVTDYTSTWKALYDNMTDLHDLIAQARSAGADYHVGAAEVMMAINLESLNDMWGAVPYTQAFNTSFLQPAYTPDDSVFLQCIALLDDGIARLKSTTSKYELDATKDLIHSGKPAAWIKTAYTVKARLLNHLTRKANYDPAAVLAALANGYTDNADDAQLVRFQSLSPWNQAAVNNVNNLLDGWLSAHFVNALNGNTFGVFDPRLPLITDTTRFGDYRGTVNGAGRVGSGTNREECYLSQKGFYSKPGAPLLVATNAEARFIQAEAAFRSGDKTQAYQAYLQGITVNMNKLGVDAAHRDAYLANPAVGVGAANLTLALILKEKYVAMFLHPEAWSDARRYDYQYKDFNLPVNAQLPTFIRRVAYPDSEKSRNGANVPSVTLTDKIWWDR; via the coding sequence ATGAAAAGTATACACACCATATTATATATAGCGTTGTTCGCCCTGCTTGCCACGGGTTGCAAAAAGGTGCTGGACATCAATGACAATCCCAATCAGGCGGTGGTGCCTCCTATGAACGGGCTGCTGGCGTCCACTACGTATTTTACTGCGTATAACCTGTACCGTACGGGCAACACCACGTCCTACTTTGTGCAATACCTGGCCTCGCCCAATGCCAACGGTGCCAGCGACACCTACGAAGTGACAGACTACACCAGTACCTGGAAAGCACTGTACGATAACATGACAGACCTGCATGACCTGATTGCCCAGGCCCGTAGTGCCGGCGCCGACTACCACGTAGGCGCGGCTGAAGTGATGATGGCCATCAATCTGGAATCGTTAAATGACATGTGGGGCGCGGTGCCTTACACACAGGCTTTTAATACCAGTTTCCTGCAACCGGCGTATACACCCGATGACAGCGTGTTCCTGCAATGTATCGCGTTGTTGGACGATGGTATTGCCCGCTTAAAAAGCACCACTTCCAAATATGAGCTGGACGCCACTAAAGATCTGATCCATAGCGGTAAGCCGGCTGCCTGGATCAAAACGGCCTATACCGTCAAAGCCAGGCTGCTGAACCATCTTACCCGTAAAGCCAACTATGACCCGGCGGCTGTGCTGGCGGCTCTCGCCAACGGCTATACGGACAATGCAGACGACGCGCAGTTGGTACGGTTCCAGTCCCTCAGTCCGTGGAACCAGGCCGCTGTGAACAACGTCAATAATCTACTCGACGGCTGGCTGAGCGCCCATTTCGTCAATGCGCTCAATGGCAATACCTTCGGCGTGTTTGATCCGCGGCTCCCGCTCATTACAGACACCACCCGTTTTGGTGACTACCGCGGCACCGTCAACGGCGCCGGCAGGGTGGGCTCGGGCACCAACCGTGAAGAATGTTACCTGTCGCAGAAAGGCTTCTATTCCAAACCCGGCGCCCCGCTGCTGGTGGCCACCAATGCGGAAGCGCGTTTCATACAGGCCGAAGCGGCTTTCCGCAGTGGCGACAAAACCCAGGCTTATCAGGCTTATCTGCAGGGTATCACCGTTAATATGAATAAGCTGGGTGTGGACGCTGCCCACCGGGATGCATACCTTGCTAACCCCGCGGTAGGCGTAGGCGCCGCCAATCTAACGCTGGCGCTTATACTAAAAGAGAAATATGTGGCGATGTTCCTGCACCCGGAGGCCTGGAGCGATGCCCGCCGGTATGATTACCAGTACAAGGATTTTAACCTGCCGGTCAACGCGCAACTGCCGACGTTTATCCGCAGGGTGGCTTATCCCGATTCCGAAAAAAGCCGCAACGGTGCCAATGTGCCGTCCGTAACACTAACCGATAAAATATGGTGGGACCGCTGA
- a CDS encoding YeiH family protein — MLQPKKIHEDWIAVIIAFLTITLVVAGLKPALPKYGWSSGTELWNQLTNTANLIHIGTLFLWVAGSLLLARFLAGDFKPAALLSGLLAIVLISLLAQIITANKAIKDLGIEVVLFSLLLGLFISNFIGLPQWLKPALQTELYIKIGLVLLGTNIIFGDILQAGMLGILQSVVVVFTVWYFSFWLCKMLGLDDEFRMMISSAVSICGVSAAIATSGAIEGDNKKLSHVISLVMIVAIPMMLFMPGIAVWAGMSPAVAGAWLGGTIDTSGAVVAAGTKLGDEALKYATIVKFSQNVLLGLAAFIISLYWSYTKKKANYEKPTARTIWERFPKFVLGFIVASLLFSFVLPSPVVAAAKGSLKEIQTYWFALAFTCIGLETKFTDIFKVENGRPAMAFIIAQLFNVFFTLIVAYLVFR; from the coding sequence ATGTTACAACCTAAGAAAATTCATGAAGACTGGATTGCGGTGATCATCGCCTTCCTCACCATCACGCTGGTGGTGGCCGGGCTAAAGCCGGCACTTCCCAAATACGGCTGGTCTTCGGGTACTGAACTATGGAACCAGCTGACAAACACCGCTAACCTGATACATATCGGCACCCTCTTCCTCTGGGTAGCAGGCAGCTTGTTGCTGGCACGGTTCCTGGCAGGCGATTTCAAACCTGCCGCATTATTGTCCGGACTACTGGCCATCGTGCTCATTTCGCTGCTGGCCCAAATCATCACCGCCAATAAAGCCATTAAAGACCTGGGCATCGAGGTAGTGCTCTTTAGCCTGTTGCTGGGCCTTTTCATCAGCAATTTTATCGGGCTGCCGCAGTGGCTGAAACCGGCCCTGCAAACGGAACTGTATATCAAGATAGGGTTAGTGCTGCTAGGCACCAATATCATCTTTGGCGATATTTTACAGGCAGGCATGCTTGGTATTCTTCAGTCAGTGGTGGTAGTATTCACGGTTTGGTATTTCTCTTTCTGGTTGTGTAAAATGTTGGGGCTGGACGATGAATTCCGGATGATGATTTCCAGCGCCGTGTCCATCTGCGGTGTATCGGCGGCTATTGCCACTTCCGGTGCCATAGAGGGCGACAATAAAAAACTCTCCCATGTTATTTCCCTGGTGATGATCGTCGCCATCCCGATGATGCTGTTCATGCCAGGTATTGCGGTATGGGCCGGCATGTCGCCGGCCGTGGCGGGCGCATGGCTGGGAGGCACCATCGATACGTCCGGCGCCGTAGTGGCTGCAGGCACCAAACTGGGGGATGAAGCGCTGAAATACGCCACCATCGTGAAATTCTCACAGAATGTGCTGCTTGGACTGGCCGCGTTTATCATCTCCCTTTACTGGTCATACACAAAAAAGAAGGCCAACTACGAGAAGCCTACTGCGCGCACTATCTGGGAACGGTTTCCCAAATTCGTGCTGGGTTTTATCGTGGCCTCTCTCCTGTTTTCCTTCGTATTGCCGTCGCCGGTAGTTGCCGCTGCTAAAGGTTCGCTAAAGGAAATCCAGACCTACTGGTTTGCCCTGGCCTTCACCTGTATCGGCCTTGAAACAAAGTTTACCGATATCTTTAAAGTGGAAAATGGCAGGCCCGCGATGGCGTTTATTATTGCGCAGCTGTTTAACGTGTTCTTTACATTGATCGTAGCGTATCTTGTTTTCAGATAA
- a CDS encoding nucleoside recognition domain-containing protein, translating into MALNYVWLGFFLIAFVVAVFKSVFLQDTAIFGDIMNGMLASAKTGAEISIGLAGIMTLWLGIMKVGEAAGMINRFSKLVYPFFSKLFPQVPKGHPAMGSMMMNFSASMLGLDNAATPMGLKAMKELQELNDKPDTASNPQIMFLVLNTAGVVLIPTSVIALRKAAGAANPADIFVPTLISTFIAFIIGMFTVSAYQRINLFKLPVLVFLSGFAAVVTGLYYWVKHMPADKIGPTMSNLGGGIIFSIVILFLGAGIVKKINVYDNFIEGAKEGFQVSVRIIPYLVGILVAISVFRTTGCMDYLINAIAGLFSWMGFNTDFVPALPVAMMKPLSGGGARGLMIEVMTNYGADSFQGKLASVIQGTTETTFYVLAVYFGSVNIKNTRYALTAGLIADFFGLLSAILLGYLFFH; encoded by the coding sequence ATGGCATTAAACTACGTTTGGCTGGGCTTTTTCCTGATAGCTTTTGTAGTAGCAGTTTTCAAGTCGGTGTTTTTACAGGATACAGCTATTTTTGGCGATATTATGAATGGTATGCTCGCCAGCGCCAAAACCGGGGCGGAGATCTCCATTGGACTGGCCGGCATTATGACGCTCTGGCTCGGTATTATGAAAGTGGGCGAGGCTGCCGGCATGATCAACCGCTTCTCCAAACTGGTTTATCCTTTTTTCTCCAAACTCTTCCCCCAGGTGCCGAAAGGCCACCCGGCCATGGGTTCTATGATGATGAACTTCTCCGCCAGTATGCTGGGGCTCGACAATGCCGCCACGCCCATGGGCCTTAAAGCCATGAAAGAGTTACAGGAGCTGAACGATAAACCGGACACAGCCAGTAATCCGCAGATCATGTTCCTGGTACTGAACACTGCCGGCGTAGTGCTGATCCCAACATCGGTGATCGCCCTCCGTAAAGCCGCCGGGGCGGCCAATCCGGCTGATATTTTTGTGCCCACACTGATTTCCACCTTTATAGCGTTTATTATAGGTATGTTCACCGTATCTGCCTACCAGCGCATCAACCTGTTCAAACTCCCTGTACTGGTGTTCCTGAGCGGTTTTGCAGCGGTGGTGACCGGCCTCTATTACTGGGTAAAGCATATGCCTGCGGACAAAATCGGCCCTACTATGAGCAATCTGGGGGGTGGTATCATCTTCTCGATCGTTATTCTCTTCCTGGGAGCAGGTATCGTCAAAAAAATTAATGTGTATGATAACTTTATAGAAGGGGCCAAAGAAGGGTTTCAGGTGTCAGTAAGGATCATCCCCTACCTGGTGGGCATCCTGGTGGCCATCAGCGTGTTCCGCACGACAGGCTGCATGGACTACCTCATCAACGCCATCGCCGGCCTCTTTTCCTGGATGGGCTTCAACACCGATTTCGTACCGGCATTACCGGTAGCCATGATGAAACCCTTGAGCGGCGGAGGCGCCAGAGGCCTGATGATTGAAGTGATGACCAACTACGGTGCGGACTCTTTCCAGGGTAAACTGGCCAGCGTGATACAAGGCACTACGGAAACCACTTTTTATGTACTGGCCGTTTATTTCGGCTCCGTGAATATCAAAAATACCCGCTATGCGCTGACAGCCGGACTGATAGCCGACTTCTTCGGGCTGCTGTCCGCTATCCTTTTGGGGTACCTCTTTTTTCACTAG
- the ychF gene encoding redox-regulated ATPase YchF, with translation MALQVGIVGLPNVGKSTLFNAVSNSAKAQASNYRFCTIEPNVGQVDVPDNRMDKLAELVQPQRTVPTTIEFVDIAGLVKGASKGEGLGNKFLANIREVDAIVHVIRCFEDENILREEGAINPVSDKEIIDTELQLKDLESVERKVARTEKMAKTGGDAKAKAEFEVLKRCQEHLEKGRNIRELGLSKEERVAIADLFLLTEKPVLYVANVDEASLHTGNKYSEALKEGVKAENAEVIVMNNTIEAQISEMEDPSDKEMFLSEYGLTEPGLNRLIRSAYNLLDLITYFTAGVQEVRAWTIHKGWKAPQAASVIHTDFEKGFIKAEVIAYDDYVKYGSESAARDNGRLRIEGKEYIVADGDVMHFRFNV, from the coding sequence ATGGCTTTGCAAGTTGGAATTGTAGGATTGCCGAATGTAGGGAAATCGACATTATTTAACGCGGTGAGTAACAGCGCTAAGGCGCAGGCCAGCAACTACCGCTTCTGTACCATAGAACCGAACGTAGGACAGGTGGACGTGCCTGACAACCGTATGGACAAACTGGCTGAGCTGGTGCAACCCCAGCGCACCGTACCTACCACCATCGAGTTTGTGGACATCGCCGGACTGGTGAAAGGCGCCAGCAAAGGCGAAGGTCTCGGTAATAAATTCCTGGCCAATATCCGCGAGGTGGACGCCATCGTGCACGTGATCCGCTGCTTCGAAGATGAAAACATCCTCCGCGAAGAAGGCGCCATCAACCCGGTGAGCGACAAGGAAATCATTGACACTGAATTGCAGCTGAAAGACCTCGAAAGCGTGGAACGTAAAGTTGCCCGTACTGAGAAAATGGCTAAAACCGGTGGCGATGCCAAAGCGAAAGCGGAATTTGAAGTGCTGAAAAGATGCCAGGAACACCTGGAGAAAGGCCGCAATATCCGCGAACTGGGCCTGAGCAAAGAAGAACGCGTTGCTATCGCCGACCTGTTCCTGCTCACGGAAAAACCAGTGCTGTACGTAGCCAACGTAGACGAAGCGTCTCTTCATACCGGCAACAAATACTCCGAAGCCCTGAAAGAAGGGGTGAAAGCGGAAAACGCCGAAGTGATCGTGATGAACAATACCATCGAAGCGCAGATCTCTGAAATGGAAGACCCGTCCGACAAGGAAATGTTCCTCTCTGAATACGGTCTTACCGAACCAGGCCTCAACCGCCTGATCCGCTCCGCTTATAACCTGCTGGACCTGATCACTTACTTCACTGCCGGTGTGCAGGAAGTGCGTGCCTGGACCATCCACAAAGGCTGGAAAGCACCACAGGCCGCCAGCGTGATCCACACCGACTTCGAAAAAGGTTTCATCAAAGCCGAAGTAATAGCTTACGACGACTATGTAAAATATGGCTCTGAATCCGCTGCCCGTGACAACGGCCGTCTGCGGATTGAAGGCAAGGAATACATCGTGGCCGACGGCGACGTCATGCATTTCCGTTTCAACGTGTAA